A DNA window from Nyctibius grandis isolate bNycGra1 chromosome 25, bNycGra1.pri, whole genome shotgun sequence contains the following coding sequences:
- the CD3D gene encoding T-cell surface glycoprotein CD3 delta chain has protein sequence MWRGRALGAWALLASLAVASWGVRGQKVIVKEASGKVFLQCVTASQREVEWLKDGDVIGNTTLLDLGAVYDDPRGTYKCRTDDGKESPSLQVHYRMCQNCIEVDAPTISGIVVADVVATIFLAVAVYCITGQAKGRMSRASDRQNLIANEQLYQPLGERDEGQYSRLAPAKARK, from the exons ATGTGGAGGGGAAGGGCCCTGGGCGCCTGGGCGCTCCTCGCCAGCCTGGCCGTGGCCAGCTGGGGTGTCCGAG GACAGAAAGTAATCGTGAAAGAAGCTAGTGGGAAGGTATTCCTGCAGTGTGTCACAGCCAGCCAACGGGAAGTTGAATGGCTGAAAGATGGGGACGTGATAGGAAACACAACGCTGCTGGACTTGGGTGCAGTTTACGATGATCCTAGAGGCACCTACAAATGTAGAACGGACGATGGAAAAGAAAGCCCTTCCCTCCAGGTGCACTATCGAA TGTGCCAGAACTGCATCGAAGTGGACGCTCCCACCATCTCGGGGATCGTGGTCGCAGATGTTGTTGCCACCATCTTCCTGGCGGTCGCTGTGTATTGCATCACTGGCCAGGCCAAGGGACGCATGTCACGAG CTTCTGACAGGCAGAACCTGATTGCCAACGAGCAGCTCTACCAG ccCCTTGGCGAGCGGGACGAGGGACAGTACAGCCGGCTGGCACCTGCCAAGGCCCGCAAGTGA